The following are from one region of the candidate division KSB1 bacterium genome:
- the nrfD gene encoding polysulfide reductase NrfD, which produces MQFGFIIDNRRCIGCHACTVACKAEHDTPLGVNRTWVKYIEKGEFPNTRRLFSVMRCNHCADAPCVEICPTGSLFTREDGIVDFDKRRCIGCKACMQACPYDALYIDPETDTAAKCNYCAHRVDIGLEPACVNVCPTHAIISGDMDDPQSEISQLLAHEKVTARKVEKGTQPKLFYIDGDEASLNPAATDQSSDYMWNSQISGVGHFASYAENRIASSDPQELLNQLTGSNGDDKQWLSSEKNPKEKVLVPESQGSEIIQQKAKDVVEETTKRVYDSPGKGVLWGWEVPAYIWTKAVSTGAFLVPFLAFVGGFSSVSDPVQWLGLSLGLLFLVLTNILLIKDLDQPFRFAYVLLRPQWRSWLVRGGYAITFYGGLLTAGIITKLSGLTNLEILVKWLCAIVAVITSVYTAFLLAQAKGRDFWQSPILPFHMIVHTMLAGAAIFAFLSPIAGFDQSWHTYLDHVFYTFIILNLLIISVELFTPHPTADSKVVVDMIIRGRFKRLFKVGVVIMGNIVPLFFVLLGSPELLPFVGLLILMGIYFTEHIWVLAPQLVPLS; this is translated from the coding sequence ATGCAATTTGGATTCATTATCGACAACCGTAGATGTATTGGTTGCCACGCTTGTACTGTAGCATGTAAAGCAGAACATGATACTCCTCTGGGTGTCAATCGAACCTGGGTTAAATATATTGAGAAGGGTGAATTCCCAAACACACGCCGCTTGTTTTCGGTCATGCGCTGCAACCACTGTGCGGATGCGCCCTGTGTGGAAATTTGTCCTACCGGGTCCTTATTCACTCGTGAAGACGGCATCGTCGATTTTGATAAACGTCGCTGTATCGGCTGTAAAGCTTGCATGCAAGCCTGTCCCTACGACGCGCTTTACATCGACCCTGAAACGGATACAGCGGCAAAATGTAACTATTGCGCCCATCGAGTAGATATTGGTTTAGAGCCGGCTTGTGTAAATGTTTGTCCAACTCATGCGATCATTTCCGGTGATATGGACGATCCGCAATCGGAAATATCTCAACTATTGGCTCACGAGAAAGTCACGGCAAGGAAAGTCGAAAAAGGAACTCAACCTAAATTGTTCTATATCGATGGAGATGAGGCGTCTTTAAATCCAGCTGCAACAGATCAATCGAGTGATTATATGTGGAACTCACAAATCTCCGGAGTCGGCCATTTTGCCAGCTATGCTGAAAATCGGATTGCAAGTTCTGATCCACAAGAATTGCTCAATCAATTAACCGGCAGTAACGGTGATGATAAACAATGGCTATCCAGTGAGAAAAACCCCAAAGAAAAAGTGCTAGTTCCTGAAAGCCAAGGTAGCGAAATTATCCAACAAAAAGCCAAAGATGTTGTCGAAGAAACAACCAAGCGAGTTTATGATAGTCCGGGTAAAGGAGTCTTGTGGGGTTGGGAAGTGCCGGCTTATATCTGGACCAAAGCGGTTTCAACGGGTGCATTCCTGGTTCCTTTCCTGGCATTCGTGGGTGGTTTTTCTTCGGTTAGCGACCCAGTTCAATGGCTTGGATTGAGCCTGGGATTGTTATTTCTTGTTTTAACCAATATTCTGCTAATTAAGGACTTGGATCAGCCATTTAGATTTGCTTATGTTTTGCTAAGACCCCAGTGGCGATCCTGGCTGGTCCGTGGTGGCTATGCAATCACTTTTTATGGTGGATTGTTGACCGCCGGGATTATTACAAAGTTAAGCGGATTAACCAATCTGGAAATTTTGGTAAAATGGCTTTGTGCAATCGTCGCAGTTATAACTTCTGTTTATACCGCATTCTTACTTGCCCAGGCTAAAGGCCGCGATTTTTGGCAGAGTCCGATCTTACCGTTTCATATGATCGTTCACACAATGCTAGCTGGTGCTGCTATTTTTGCTTTTCTGTCACCCATAGCCGGATTTGATCAAAGTTGGCATACTTATTTGGATCATGTTTTTTACACGTTTATTATTCTAAACTTACTGATTATTAGTGTGGAGTTATTTACACCACACCCGACAGCAGATTCAAAGGTCGTTGTAGATATGATAATACGTGGACGGTTCAAGAGGCTATTCAAAGTGGGTGTTGTCATTATGGGCAATATCGTTCCATTATTCTTTGTTTTGTTGGGCAGCCCGGAATTATTGCCGTTTGTGGGTTTGTTGATTTTGATGGGGATCTATTTCACAGAACATATCTGGGTGCTGGCGCCGCAACTGGTTCCATTAAGTTAG
- the rpiB gene encoding ribose 5-phosphate isomerase B produces the protein MKIAMAADHAGYELKEQIKTYLIEKGHEVKDFGTNSSESVDYPLFIRPVAEAVVKGEFERGIILGGSGNGEAIVANRLKGVRCTLCWNSKSARLAREHNDANILSLGARLINLETAKSIVDIWLTTEFVGGRHERRIKQIDNN, from the coding sequence ATGAAAATTGCAATGGCTGCGGATCACGCTGGGTATGAACTTAAAGAACAAATTAAAACTTATTTAATCGAAAAAGGACATGAGGTCAAAGATTTTGGCACGAATTCCTCTGAATCTGTCGATTATCCACTTTTCATACGGCCTGTTGCCGAAGCGGTTGTTAAAGGCGAGTTCGAACGAGGAATTATTCTGGGTGGCTCCGGCAATGGGGAAGCCATCGTTGCGAATCGACTGAAAGGGGTTCGGTGTACCCTATGCTGGAATTCGAAGTCGGCGAGGCTGGCCCGAGAGCATAACGATGCTAATATCTTGTCACTGGGCGCGCGGTTAATCAACCTTGAAACTGCAAAAAGTATTGTTGATATTTGGCTGACTACCGAATTCGTTGGGGGAAGGCATGAAAGAAGAATTAAACAAATTGATAATAATTAA
- a CDS encoding sulfurtransferase TusA family protein, with the protein MAEYEIKETLDCSGLLCSEPVIKTSKKIKELEVGDVFEMISTDPGAMPDMQAWANQTKHELLESSEDGSLYRFVIKKTH; encoded by the coding sequence ATGGCTGAATATGAAATCAAAGAAACCTTGGATTGTAGTGGATTACTATGTTCAGAGCCGGTTATAAAAACAAGCAAAAAAATTAAAGAGTTAGAAGTAGGTGATGTATTTGAAATGATTTCCACCGACCCGGGTGCAATGCCCGATATGCAAGCATGGGCAAACCAGACCAAACATGAACTGCTGGAGTCTAGTGAGGATGGGTCGCTGTACCGTTTTGTAATCAAAAAAACTCATTGA
- a CDS encoding DsrE/DsrF/DrsH-like family protein, with amino-acid sequence MSKENGTRRLALISSKGTLDWAYPPFIMASAAGAMDWEVAIFYTFYGLPLLKKKLDATVTPIGNPAMPMKMPFGPKGFQNIDWNIPNLLMSNIPGFDNVATSLMKQTFKKKGVATIEELREMCIEMDNVRLIGCQMTMDVFGFKREDFIDKCEIGGAATFLEYAADADVNLFI; translated from the coding sequence ATGTCAAAAGAAAATGGCACTCGTCGCCTTGCTTTAATCTCTAGTAAAGGAACTTTAGATTGGGCGTACCCACCATTTATTATGGCGAGCGCTGCCGGAGCGATGGATTGGGAGGTGGCAATTTTTTATACTTTTTATGGTTTACCGCTTTTAAAGAAAAAATTGGATGCAACAGTTACCCCGATTGGTAATCCTGCCATGCCCATGAAAATGCCTTTTGGCCCGAAAGGTTTTCAAAACATTGATTGGAATATCCCAAATCTTTTGATGAGCAATATTCCCGGTTTCGACAATGTTGCTACAAGTTTAATGAAACAGACCTTTAAGAAAAAAGGTGTTGCCACAATTGAAGAGCTGCGGGAAATGTGTATTGAGATGGACAACGTGCGCTTGATCGGTTGCCAGATGACGATGGATGTTTTCGGTTTTAAACGAGAAGATTTTATAGATAAATGTGAAATTGGTGGTGCGGCGACTTTTTTGGAATACGCCGCAGATGCGGATGTAAATCTATTTATTTAG
- a CDS encoding molybdopterin-dependent oxidoreductase — protein sequence MSDRNSGNLIEKIAEKLHLIPNLHTETGPDLQSLTEAGKLTDFPPIEKWDDWVEYEAKSWPRRDPKHYMIIPTTCFNCEAGCGLLSYVDKETMTVRKFEGNPYHPASRGRNCAKGPATINQINDEDRILYPMKRKGKRGEGGWDRVSWDEVLDDFSGRIRKALQEKRNNEVVYHVGRPGHEGYMDRILQSWGVDGHNSHTNICSAGARFGYAIWHGFDRPSPDHANAKLILLISAHLESGHYFNPHAQRIIEGLMNGCKLVVMDPRLSNTASMADYWLPTYPGSEAAVLLAMAKVILDESLFDEKYLHDWVNWQEFLQKEHPTVEVNFANFIRLLKETYQEYTPEFAANESGIDAETIIEVARKIGEAGSRFSSHNWRSAGSGNLGGWAVSRCLHFLNVLTGSVGTVGGTSPSGWNKFKPTVFDKPPAQKFWNELHFPNEYPLAHYEMSFLLPHFLKEGRSKLDVYFTRVFNPVWSFPDGFTWIEVLQDESKIGLHAALTPTWNETAFFADYVLPMGHASERHDLISYETHSGMWIAFRQPVLREAARKMGNPVQFTYEANPGEVWEEDEFWVELSWRIDPDGSLGIKKHFMSPYRKGEKITIDEYYQFVFDNVPGLPEKAAEKKLTPLEYMRIYGAFEVEKTSYHKHLKPLTKEELKKTKVDTKTGTIKTKEKIVGVFADGKSYAGFPTPSKKQEFYSQTMVDWNWPEYKIPIYIKSHVHPDQMDRSKGEFPLVPTFRLPTLIHSRSGNAKWLMEISNRNPIWMHTSDGKDLGIKTGDLLRVNTDIGYFVDRVWLTEGMKPGIVACSHHLGRWRRPQDAKGNRWATNLVSIKQMKNGKWKMRQLDGIRPYKSNDPDSSRIFWSDGGVHQNLTFPVHPDPVSGMHCWHQKVRIEKAHPEDKYGDVVVDTNRSFEIYKEWLKKTRPAPGPGGLRRPLWLNRPLRPSEEMFYIDL from the coding sequence ATGTCCGACCGGAATTCGGGAAATCTAATTGAAAAAATAGCCGAGAAACTGCACCTCATTCCAAATCTACATACAGAAACTGGACCCGATCTTCAAAGTTTAACCGAAGCTGGCAAGCTAACGGATTTTCCTCCTATCGAAAAGTGGGACGATTGGGTTGAATATGAAGCGAAAAGCTGGCCGCGACGCGACCCCAAGCATTATATGATCATACCAACGACATGCTTTAATTGTGAAGCCGGCTGTGGTTTACTAAGCTACGTCGACAAAGAGACTATGACTGTCCGAAAATTTGAGGGCAATCCTTATCATCCAGCCAGCCGAGGGCGGAATTGTGCTAAGGGGCCGGCAACGATCAATCAAATTAATGATGAGGACAGAATCCTTTATCCGATGAAACGAAAAGGCAAGCGCGGGGAAGGTGGCTGGGATCGCGTTTCGTGGGATGAAGTTTTGGATGATTTTTCGGGACGAATACGAAAAGCGCTTCAGGAGAAACGAAATAATGAAGTCGTTTATCACGTTGGTCGACCGGGTCATGAGGGTTATATGGATCGAATACTACAGTCCTGGGGTGTGGATGGCCACAACAGCCACACCAATATTTGTTCTGCCGGTGCGCGATTTGGTTATGCGATTTGGCATGGTTTCGACCGGCCTTCTCCGGATCATGCCAATGCAAAATTAATATTGCTGATCTCTGCTCATCTTGAGTCCGGACATTATTTTAACCCTCATGCACAAAGAATAATAGAAGGATTAATGAACGGTTGCAAATTGGTGGTTATGGATCCACGGCTCTCCAATACCGCCAGTATGGCTGATTATTGGCTGCCTACTTATCCAGGCAGTGAAGCGGCCGTGCTTTTGGCCATGGCAAAAGTGATTCTCGATGAAAGCCTTTTCGATGAAAAATATTTACATGATTGGGTAAACTGGCAAGAGTTTCTGCAAAAAGAACATCCAACTGTAGAAGTAAACTTTGCTAATTTTATTCGATTGCTGAAAGAAACCTACCAGGAATACACACCGGAATTCGCCGCTAACGAAAGCGGAATTGATGCCGAGACCATTATTGAGGTCGCACGCAAAATAGGTGAAGCCGGAAGTCGATTTTCATCCCATAATTGGCGCAGTGCGGGTAGCGGAAATTTAGGTGGCTGGGCTGTTTCGCGCTGTTTGCATTTTTTGAATGTGCTCACGGGTAGTGTCGGAACAGTGGGGGGGACGTCGCCAAGCGGTTGGAACAAATTTAAACCAACTGTCTTTGATAAGCCACCCGCACAAAAATTCTGGAATGAATTGCATTTTCCAAACGAATATCCGCTCGCACATTACGAAATGAGTTTTCTATTGCCGCATTTCTTGAAAGAGGGGAGAAGTAAACTGGATGTGTATTTCACCCGGGTTTTTAATCCGGTATGGTCTTTTCCTGATGGTTTTACCTGGATTGAAGTATTACAGGATGAAAGCAAAATTGGCCTGCACGCTGCCTTAACACCCACCTGGAATGAAACAGCGTTTTTTGCGGATTATGTTCTGCCGATGGGCCATGCAAGCGAGCGGCATGACTTGATCAGCTACGAGACCCATTCCGGCATGTGGATTGCTTTTCGTCAACCTGTTTTGCGTGAGGCTGCTCGAAAAATGGGTAATCCTGTCCAATTTACTTATGAGGCTAACCCTGGAGAAGTGTGGGAGGAGGACGAGTTTTGGGTCGAATTATCCTGGCGGATTGATCCGGATGGGAGCCTGGGGATTAAAAAACATTTTATGTCCCCTTATAGAAAGGGAGAAAAAATCACCATTGATGAATATTATCAATTCGTTTTTGATAATGTACCTGGGTTGCCGGAAAAAGCGGCTGAAAAAAAGTTGACTCCACTGGAATATATGCGAATTTACGGCGCTTTTGAGGTGGAGAAAACTTCATATCATAAGCATCTAAAACCGCTAACAAAAGAAGAATTAAAGAAAACTAAGGTGGATACAAAAACGGGAACGATTAAAACGAAAGAAAAAATTGTCGGTGTTTTTGCGGATGGAAAATCTTATGCCGGATTCCCGACGCCTTCTAAAAAGCAAGAGTTTTATTCCCAAACGATGGTCGATTGGAATTGGCCAGAATATAAAATTCCAATTTATATAAAAAGTCATGTTCATCCGGATCAAATGGATCGAAGCAAAGGAGAGTTCCCATTGGTGCCAACTTTTCGGTTACCGACCCTGATTCATTCCCGATCTGGTAATGCCAAATGGCTTATGGAAATTTCGAATCGCAATCCAATTTGGATGCATACTTCAGATGGAAAAGACCTGGGAATAAAGACAGGGGATTTGCTGCGGGTAAATACAGACATCGGTTATTTTGTCGATCGGGTTTGGCTAACAGAAGGGATGAAACCGGGCATCGTGGCGTGTTCTCACCATCTCGGCAGGTGGCGGCGGCCACAAGATGCTAAGGGAAATCGATGGGCAACCAATTTGGTTTCCATCAAACAAATGAAAAATGGCAAATGGAAAATGAGGCAATTGGATGGCATCCGCCCCTATAAAAGCAACGATCCGGATTCGTCCCGTATCTTTTGGAGCGATGGCGGTGTACATCAAAATCTCACTTTCCCTGTTCATCCGGATCCAGTCAGCGGTATGCATTGCTGGCATCAAAAGGTGAGAATTGAGAAAGCGCATCCGGAAGATAAATATGGCGATGTGGTGGTCGATACCAATCGCTCCTTTGAAATTTATAAAGAATGGTTGAAAAAAACTCGTCCGGCGCCAGGTCCAGGAGGATTGAGAAGGCCGCTTTGGCTGAATAGACCGCTCCGTCCATCGGAAGAGATGTTTTACATCGATTTATAA
- a CDS encoding amino acid decarboxylase: MNSSNNHGDMPAEDFRKYGYQLIDWIADFFAEIDKHAVLPNIQPGDIVNKLPHRPPVSSESMDKILSDIDKVIMPGMTHWNHPNFFAYFSSSGSAPGVLGELIGSAFNINGMVWQSCPSSTELEKVTMDWLRQLLGLPEEYWGIIYDTASTSNLHAIAAAREQLTDLKLREKGMCGRTDVPRLRIYLSEHAHSSVDKAAITLGFGMDSICKIPVDEAFRMKPALLQEAIQADRSKGWRPFCVVATIGTTSTTSVDPTSEIADICERENLWLHVDAAYGGSAAILPEKRDLFYGWERADSIVMNPHKWMFVPIDLSAFYTRKPALLRQAFSLVPEYLKTEHDEVTDNFMDYGFQLGRRFRSLKLWFVLRYFGQEGLASRIRYHLELAKEFIQWVEDHPSFEVMAPAPFSTVCFRFHPEGTDDENKLNQLNEKLLQAINATHQIFLSHTKLGETYIIRFAISNLRTEKEHVERAWKLIQTEAQKLIDSFMYTS; the protein is encoded by the coding sequence ATGAATTCTTCTAATAATCATGGCGATATGCCAGCCGAGGACTTTCGTAAATATGGCTACCAGTTAATCGATTGGATTGCAGATTTTTTTGCTGAAATCGATAAACACGCAGTCCTTCCGAATATTCAACCTGGTGATATTGTTAATAAATTACCCCATAGACCGCCGGTATCGTCCGAATCGATGGATAAGATTTTATCGGATATTGATAAAGTGATTATGCCCGGCATGACTCATTGGAATCATCCTAATTTCTTCGCTTACTTTTCTTCCAGTGGCTCGGCTCCCGGAGTGTTAGGAGAATTAATTGGCTCGGCTTTCAATATCAATGGCATGGTATGGCAATCCTGTCCATCATCGACCGAATTGGAAAAAGTGACAATGGATTGGCTGCGCCAATTATTGGGTCTTCCGGAAGAATATTGGGGCATCATTTACGACACGGCATCGACCAGTAATCTTCATGCAATCGCGGCTGCTCGGGAACAGTTGACTGATCTGAAACTCAGGGAAAAAGGAATGTGTGGCAGAACGGATGTACCGCGACTGAGAATTTATCTTTCCGAACATGCTCATTCTTCGGTGGATAAAGCTGCCATCACATTGGGTTTTGGCATGGATTCAATTTGCAAGATCCCTGTTGATGAAGCTTTCAGGATGAAGCCAGCATTATTGCAGGAAGCAATCCAGGCTGATCGCAGCAAAGGGTGGCGGCCGTTTTGTGTCGTGGCAACTATTGGGACGACATCAACCACGAGTGTAGATCCGACTTCTGAAATAGCCGATATTTGTGAGCGTGAAAATTTGTGGCTGCATGTCGATGCGGCATATGGCGGTTCCGCTGCAATCCTGCCGGAAAAACGGGATCTGTTTTATGGTTGGGAACGAGCCGATTCGATTGTGATGAATCCGCATAAATGGATGTTTGTACCAATCGACTTAAGTGCATTTTATACGAGAAAACCTGCGTTATTACGCCAGGCATTCAGCTTAGTGCCGGAATACCTGAAAACCGAACATGACGAAGTAACGGACAACTTTATGGATTACGGATTTCAACTTGGCCGACGATTTCGATCGTTAAAACTATGGTTTGTACTTCGTTACTTTGGTCAGGAAGGATTGGCTAGCCGGATTCGTTACCACCTGGAATTAGCCAAAGAATTCATCCAATGGGTGGAGGATCACCCCTCGTTTGAAGTCATGGCGCCGGCGCCATTTAGTACGGTCTGTTTTCGATTTCATCCTGAAGGAACGGATGATGAAAATAAACTCAATCAGCTAAATGAAAAACTATTACAGGCGATCAATGCAACGCATCAAATCTTCTTATCCCATACAAAACTTGGAGAAACTTATATTATTCGTTTTGCAATTTCGAATTTGAGAACCGAGAAAGAACATGTTGAAAGAGCTTGGAAACTTATCCAAACTGAAGCGCAAAAGTTGATTGATAGCTTCATGTATACAAGTTAA
- a CDS encoding sulfurtransferase TusA family protein, whose protein sequence is MSKKLDCRWLYDPLPIIRLSCAVRQLNAGEIIEMISNDPAALYDMKAWSKLTGHTVLETTNRPDHTCFLIQKKI, encoded by the coding sequence GTGAGCAAAAAATTAGATTGTCGATGGTTATACGACCCACTTCCAATTATCCGCTTAAGTTGTGCTGTTCGACAATTAAATGCTGGAGAAATCATTGAAATGATATCAAATGATCCTGCAGCTTTGTATGATATGAAAGCATGGAGTAAATTAACCGGCCATACCGTACTAGAAACAACAAATCGCCCAGACCATACTTGTTTTTTAATTCAAAAAAAGATATAG
- a CDS encoding MBL fold metallo-hydrolase, which translates to MTKQQAQKTEWTVREQKEHLDRRANFFILDVRNRDEFSVWKIEGWKTPPTLNVPYFEMYEKGGKDDFIESIIAYIEIELLGQLPKDRPILAVCSKGNTSAYVAEGLCQLGYDAFNLQGGMQAWGNFYEINPVTESRELSVYQISRPARGCLSYIIVSDGQAVVIDPLRHIETYLDIASAKGFQIEHIMETHGHADHISGGSKLAKQLNRRYYLHPYDGIHLLDMLPARIPFEYLRDGQALSVGKAKIQTLHIPGHTLGNVAYLLNEAYLFTGDSIFINSIARPDLGGRGETWAGLHYHSLRRLLDFPDTTFVLPGHFSTPREANVAGLFMASLGELKEKNEGLHMAQKSEDAFVQYILGSLPEFPSQYVEIKRVNAGLLLVDEVKASELELGKNVCALAQAYETEST; encoded by the coding sequence ATGACCAAACAACAAGCACAAAAGACGGAGTGGACGGTCCGGGAACAGAAGGAACATCTGGATCGCCGTGCGAACTTCTTTATTCTTGATGTGCGCAACCGCGACGAGTTCTCCGTCTGGAAGATCGAGGGGTGGAAAACACCGCCCACATTGAACGTACCTTACTTCGAGATGTATGAGAAGGGCGGCAAGGACGACTTCATCGAGTCGATAATTGCCTATATCGAGATCGAGTTGCTTGGACAGTTACCCAAGGACCGACCGATCTTGGCCGTTTGTTCCAAGGGCAACACCTCGGCATACGTGGCCGAAGGCCTATGTCAGCTCGGTTACGACGCATTCAACCTACAGGGTGGCATGCAGGCATGGGGCAACTTCTACGAGATCAACCCAGTCACCGAAAGCCGCGAGTTGAGCGTCTACCAGATCAGCCGGCCAGCGCGTGGCTGCTTGAGTTACATCATCGTAAGCGATGGCCAAGCGGTGGTCATCGACCCGTTGCGCCATATCGAAACATACCTCGACATCGCGAGCGCGAAAGGATTCCAAATTGAACACATCATGGAGACCCACGGCCATGCCGATCATATTAGCGGTGGGTCAAAGCTGGCCAAACAGCTCAACCGACGGTACTACCTCCACCCTTACGACGGCATCCACCTCCTTGATATGCTACCAGCTCGCATTCCTTTCGAGTACCTGCGTGACGGTCAGGCGCTCTCGGTCGGCAAGGCGAAAATCCAAACCCTACATATCCCAGGTCACACACTTGGTAATGTGGCCTATCTTCTGAATGAAGCGTACTTGTTCACCGGTGACAGCATCTTTATCAACTCGATCGCCCGTCCGGATCTCGGTGGACGTGGGGAGACCTGGGCGGGGCTGCACTATCACTCCCTAAGAAGACTACTCGATTTTCCCGACACGACGTTTGTGCTACCGGGTCACTTCAGCACTCCACGCGAAGCCAACGTCGCCGGGCTTTTCATGGCTTCCTTGGGCGAGCTAAAGGAGAAGAACGAGGGCCTGCACATGGCCCAGAAGAGCGAAGATGCGTTTGTACAGTACATTTTGGGAAGCCTACCGGAGTTCCCGTCGCAGTACGTTGAGATCAAGCGGGTAAACGCGGGCCTGCTTCTCGTCGACGAAGTTAAGGCGAGTGAGCTTGAGCTAGGAAAAAACGTCTGCGCGTTGGCGCAAGCCTACGAAACAGAGTCGACTTGA
- a CDS encoding EamA family transporter, translated as MGLRVLLWIFFLAVLWGPSFLFIKVAVLEIPPFTLMTARVGIASLILYIILRASGKKLTLNPATWRSFAFMAVFANALPFVLFGWGEIHVDSALAAVLNGTTPIFTIIIAHFFISDDRLNLVKIIGIIFGFLGVVILFFPFLSKGLTLDTLGVFAFIAAALCYGISTVYARKKLRGLPPLVAPTAQLILATICLLPFSLIIDRPFEMNFPSWNAINSVLALAIFGSAIAFATFYHILEMTSATNLSMVTYLIPVIGVILGVVFLDEKLGWYVYVGCAIIVLGIMVVNGVFNQFLGRKVENEIIAAKPSE; from the coding sequence ATGGGACTTCGCGTTTTATTGTGGATATTTTTCCTGGCTGTTTTGTGGGGGCCTTCATTTCTGTTCATTAAAGTAGCTGTTCTTGAAATCCCGCCGTTTACCTTAATGACTGCTCGAGTAGGAATCGCCTCGCTAATTTTATATATCATACTACGCGCGAGCGGTAAAAAACTGACGCTTAATCCAGCAACCTGGCGGTCTTTTGCATTTATGGCTGTATTTGCCAATGCACTTCCTTTCGTCCTGTTTGGCTGGGGAGAAATCCATGTTGACAGTGCCCTGGCCGCCGTGTTAAATGGAACAACGCCAATTTTTACTATCATTATTGCTCATTTTTTTATAAGTGATGATCGGTTGAATCTTGTAAAAATTATCGGAATTATCTTTGGATTCCTGGGAGTTGTCATTTTGTTTTTCCCATTTTTATCGAAAGGATTAACACTGGATACTCTCGGAGTTTTCGCCTTCATAGCCGCAGCTTTATGTTATGGAATATCCACAGTTTATGCCCGCAAGAAACTTCGGGGTTTACCGCCTTTAGTAGCGCCAACCGCTCAATTAATTTTGGCTACGATCTGTTTACTTCCATTTTCACTTATTATCGATCGACCATTTGAAATGAATTTTCCTTCCTGGAATGCAATCAATTCGGTATTGGCCTTGGCCATTTTTGGTTCTGCCATCGCATTTGCAACATTCTATCATATTCTGGAAATGACTTCTGCCACGAATCTATCCATGGTTACTTACTTGATTCCGGTGATCGGTGTAATTCTCGGAGTTGTTTTTCTGGATGAAAAATTGGGCTGGTATGTTTATGTTGGTTGTGCGATTATTGTGTTGGGCATTATGGTTGTAAATGGCGTGTTTAATCAGTTTCTGGGCAGGAAGGTTGAAAATGAAATCATTGCAGCTAAACCTTCAGAATAA